In Bradyrhizobium erythrophlei, a single genomic region encodes these proteins:
- the mbfA gene encoding iron exporter MbfA gives MKKFADLTEREVLAVAIASEEEDSRIYMSFAEDLAERYPESAKLFEQMAEEEKGHRHMLLEMYEQRFGQNLPPIRRDNVKGFLRRRPIWLTKNLSLETIRKEAATMEFEAERFYIKAAEQTQDVGVRRLLADLAEAEKGHEHVAAKLTDEILTPDVREEEDRTRRRVFVLQYVQPGLAGLMDGSVSTLAPLFAAAFATHQNSQTFLVGLAASIGAGISMGFAEALSDDGSLTGRGSPWLRGLTCGLMTALGGLGHTMPYLVPDRWANAFWIATAIAGIVVFVELWAIAYIRARYMDTPFLQAVFQIVLGGVIVLGVGILIGAA, from the coding sequence GTGAAGAAATTTGCCGATTTGACAGAGCGGGAAGTGCTGGCGGTGGCAATCGCCTCCGAAGAGGAAGACAGCCGCATTTACATGAGTTTCGCGGAAGACCTCGCGGAGCGCTATCCGGAATCCGCCAAGCTGTTCGAGCAGATGGCGGAGGAAGAAAAAGGCCACCGTCACATGCTGCTCGAAATGTACGAACAGCGATTTGGCCAAAATCTGCCGCCGATCCGGCGCGACAACGTCAAGGGCTTTTTGCGCCGCCGCCCGATCTGGCTGACCAAGAACCTCTCGCTCGAGACCATTCGAAAAGAGGCCGCGACGATGGAGTTCGAGGCCGAGCGGTTTTACATCAAGGCCGCCGAGCAGACCCAGGACGTCGGCGTGCGCCGGTTGCTCGCCGACCTTGCCGAAGCCGAAAAAGGCCACGAGCACGTCGCAGCGAAACTGACCGACGAGATTCTCACGCCCGACGTACGTGAGGAAGAAGACAGGACGCGCCGGCGCGTATTCGTGCTGCAATATGTGCAGCCGGGCCTCGCCGGGCTGATGGACGGATCGGTCTCGACGCTGGCGCCGCTGTTTGCCGCTGCGTTCGCCACTCACCAGAACTCGCAAACCTTTCTCGTTGGTCTTGCCGCTTCGATCGGCGCCGGCATCAGCATGGGATTTGCGGAAGCCTTGTCCGATGACGGCTCGCTCACGGGGCGTGGTTCGCCATGGCTGCGCGGCCTGACCTGCGGCCTGATGACCGCACTTGGCGGCCTCGGACACACCATGCCGTATCTGGTGCCCGATCGCTGGGCTAATGCATTCTGGATTGCAACCGCGATCGCCGGAATCGTGGTGTTCGTCGAATTGTGGGCGATCGCCTATATCCGCGCGCGCTATATGGATACGCCGTTCCTGCAGGCCGTGTTCCAGATCGTGCTTGGCGGCGTCATCGTGCTTGGCGTCGGTATTTTGATCGGGGCCGCATAG
- a CDS encoding SDR family NAD(P)-dependent oxidoreductase yields MEMPKYKNALIVGAGAGISASLARLFAREGIKVALASRSIEKLGALCSETGARAYACNAADPEEVERLFGLVERESGTPDVVVYNASGRTRGPFVDLVPADVAQAITVSAFGGFLVAQQAAKRMLPNKRGAILFTGASASVKGYAQSAPFAMGKFALRGLAQSMARELSPQGIHIAHFVIDGGIRSAARAEPADKPDSMLDPDAIALSYWNVLQQPRSAWSWEVELRPWVERF; encoded by the coding sequence ATGGAGATGCCAAAATACAAGAACGCCCTGATTGTCGGTGCCGGCGCCGGGATCAGCGCCTCGCTGGCGCGTCTGTTTGCGCGCGAGGGGATCAAGGTCGCGCTTGCATCCCGCAGCATCGAAAAGCTCGGCGCGCTGTGTTCGGAAACCGGCGCGCGCGCCTATGCCTGCAACGCAGCCGACCCTGAGGAAGTCGAACGGCTGTTCGGCCTGGTCGAACGCGAGAGCGGCACGCCGGATGTGGTGGTTTACAATGCGAGCGGACGGACGCGTGGGCCGTTCGTCGATCTGGTGCCGGCTGATGTAGCGCAGGCGATCACGGTGAGCGCGTTCGGCGGCTTTCTGGTGGCCCAGCAGGCCGCCAAGCGCATGCTGCCGAACAAGCGCGGCGCGATCCTGTTCACGGGCGCCTCCGCGAGCGTCAAGGGCTATGCGCAGTCCGCGCCGTTCGCGATGGGGAAATTCGCGCTGCGCGGCCTGGCGCAGAGCATGGCGCGCGAATTATCGCCGCAGGGCATTCACATCGCGCACTTCGTCATCGATGGCGGCATTCGCAGTGCCGCCCGGGCCGAGCCCGCCGACAAGCCGGATTCGATGCTCGATCCCGACGCGATTGCGTTGAGCTACTGGAACGTATTGCAACAGCCGCGCAGCGCCTGGAGCTGGGAAGTGGAATTGCGGCCCTGGGTCGAGAGGTTTTGA
- a CDS encoding potassium transporter Kup, whose protein sequence is MSGLIDRSVTSFGFDRQEPVLGHEKELHHAGSPWFLALTALGVVFGDIGTSPLYAFQVALTGLGHPAPTAAETTGIVSLILWALMAMVSLKYVIFILRADNEGEGGILALLSLVAADKVADGGKLPLLVLLGVVGASLLYGDGVITPAISVLSAMEGLKLVAPTFEHFILPATIAILVGLFMIQRHGTESIGKLFGPVMVAWFVVIGLLGIVNIVAAPAILRAVNPLEAAHFLLGDPKVAFVVIGAVFLALTGGEALYADMGHVGATAIRRAWFGLVLPALLLNYFGQGALILADPSAADNPFYKLVPGWALIPMVGLATLATIIASQALVSGVFSLTRQAMQMGVCPRVRITPTSYDEAGQVYVPAANWLLMTGTLLTVVLFRSSDNLAAAYGIAVSGTMLITTILLYRVAVSRWKWPQGLAIPVIAIFGAIDAAFLVSNSLKIVEGGWFPLLVGTLIATLMLSWRKGSSEVRRRLHEMSMPLNEFLDYADKAVIGRAPGMGVWLTKVEHGASPMLLRHIEHNRVLHQTVVLLTFVPDRRPRVPFGDRHSVHRLGHGFYRIQVRLGFMQTPDIPLTLINCNKLGFDGDLDHKNYYLAHETIVRREAGSSMNPLTFALFSFLNRIASRAPDFFKIPHDAVIEVGFRVEA, encoded by the coding sequence TTGAGCGGCTTGATCGATCGCTCGGTGACAAGTTTCGGCTTCGACCGTCAGGAGCCCGTGCTCGGTCACGAGAAAGAGCTGCATCATGCTGGCAGCCCGTGGTTTTTGGCCCTGACTGCGCTCGGCGTGGTGTTCGGCGATATTGGCACCAGCCCGCTTTATGCCTTCCAGGTAGCGCTGACCGGGCTAGGCCACCCGGCACCTACCGCAGCCGAGACCACCGGGATCGTATCGCTCATTCTTTGGGCGCTGATGGCCATGGTCTCCCTGAAATATGTGATTTTCATCCTGCGCGCTGACAATGAAGGCGAGGGCGGCATTCTGGCGCTGCTGTCGTTGGTTGCGGCGGACAAGGTCGCGGACGGCGGGAAACTTCCCCTCCTGGTGCTGCTCGGCGTAGTCGGCGCGTCGCTGCTTTACGGGGACGGCGTCATCACGCCAGCCATCTCCGTACTGTCGGCGATGGAGGGTTTGAAATTGGTCGCACCGACCTTCGAGCACTTCATCCTGCCGGCTACCATCGCGATCCTGGTCGGCCTTTTCATGATCCAGCGTCACGGTACCGAGAGCATCGGAAAACTGTTCGGCCCGGTCATGGTGGCGTGGTTCGTCGTGATCGGTCTGCTCGGCATCGTCAACATCGTTGCTGCGCCGGCGATCCTTCGCGCGGTCAATCCGCTCGAGGCCGCGCATTTCTTGCTCGGCGATCCCAAGGTCGCCTTTGTCGTGATCGGCGCCGTCTTCCTCGCGCTGACCGGAGGAGAGGCGCTCTATGCCGACATGGGCCATGTCGGCGCGACCGCGATCCGACGCGCATGGTTCGGGCTGGTGCTGCCGGCGCTGCTCTTGAATTATTTCGGGCAGGGCGCGCTGATCCTGGCCGATCCGTCCGCTGCCGATAATCCCTTCTACAAGCTCGTACCTGGCTGGGCGCTGATCCCGATGGTGGGTCTGGCGACGCTGGCCACCATCATCGCTTCGCAGGCGTTGGTGTCCGGCGTGTTCTCGCTGACACGCCAGGCGATGCAGATGGGCGTATGCCCGCGGGTACGTATCACCCCAACCTCTTACGATGAGGCCGGCCAGGTCTATGTGCCTGCCGCCAACTGGCTGTTGATGACCGGCACGCTGTTGACGGTGGTGCTGTTTCGCTCGTCCGACAATCTTGCCGCGGCCTACGGCATCGCGGTGTCCGGCACCATGTTGATTACGACCATCCTGCTCTACCGGGTCGCCGTGTCGCGATGGAAGTGGCCGCAAGGCCTCGCGATTCCCGTCATCGCCATCTTCGGCGCGATCGATGCTGCCTTTCTGGTTTCCAACTCGCTGAAGATCGTCGAGGGCGGCTGGTTTCCGCTACTGGTCGGCACGCTGATCGCAACGCTGATGCTGTCATGGCGCAAGGGATCCTCCGAGGTACGGCGCCGCCTGCACGAGATGTCGATGCCACTCAACGAGTTCCTGGACTATGCGGACAAGGCGGTGATTGGTCGCGCGCCCGGCATGGGCGTCTGGCTCACCAAGGTCGAGCATGGCGCTTCGCCGATGCTGCTGCGTCACATCGAGCATAACCGCGTGCTGCATCAGACGGTGGTGCTGCTTACGTTCGTGCCCGATCGCCGGCCGCGCGTGCCCTTCGGCGATCGTCACTCCGTGCACCGCCTCGGTCACGGCTTCTATCGCATCCAGGTGCGGCTCGGCTTCATGCAGACGCCGGACATCCCGCTGACCTTGATTAATTGCAACAAGCTTGGCTTCGACGGCGACCTTGACCACAAGAACTATTATCTCGCGCATGAGACCATCGTCCGCCGCGAGGCCGGATCATCGATGAATCCCTTGACCTTCGCGCTGTTCTCTTTCCTCAACAGGATCGCCAGCCGCGCACCCGACTTCTTCAAGATTCCGCACGACGCCGTGATCGAAGTCGGTTTCCGCGTCGAGGCCTGA
- a CDS encoding DUF1127 domain-containing protein produces the protein MSLCLSETVTNNHDSGVLARISHQLHIWADRWQQRHELSHWSERDLHDVGLSWSEVVHEAEKPFWRA, from the coding sequence ATGTCCCTTTGCTTATCCGAGACTGTGACAAATAATCATGATTCGGGCGTTTTGGCCCGGATCAGCCATCAACTCCATATTTGGGCGGACCGCTGGCAGCAGCGTCACGAGCTCAGCCATTGGTCCGAGCGCGACCTGCATGATGTCGGGCTCTCCTGGAGCGAGGTGGTCCACGAGGCTGAGAAACCATTCTGGCGGGCTTGA
- a CDS encoding GNAT family N-acetyltransferase has product MATISLLEHPRHTDHLRLRDGRTLTVRFIGADEGEALQRYFRNLSVGSRHSRFLGAMSELPPGELGHFLHVGENNRFSVLATVTTDGRETIVGEARYGFEAESGRFEFGISVDDLWHGQGIGAALIGNLECRAAALGAHVMFGDTLRSNEAMISLARKIGYTFMRHPDDWKLVRFEKPIDSIAEEIPCASWKLVAAQRALEAVA; this is encoded by the coding sequence ATGGCCACGATCAGTCTGCTCGAACACCCAAGGCACACCGACCACCTCAGGCTCCGCGACGGCAGGACGCTGACGGTCCGGTTTATCGGCGCCGACGAAGGCGAGGCGTTGCAACGCTACTTCCGCAATCTTTCGGTGGGTTCGCGCCACAGCCGCTTTCTCGGTGCGATGAGCGAACTGCCGCCGGGCGAACTCGGCCATTTCCTTCATGTCGGCGAGAACAACCGCTTCAGCGTACTCGCGACGGTGACGACGGACGGCCGCGAGACCATCGTCGGCGAAGCCCGTTATGGTTTCGAGGCCGAGAGTGGGCGTTTTGAGTTCGGCATTTCCGTCGACGACCTTTGGCACGGCCAGGGCATCGGCGCGGCGCTGATCGGCAATCTGGAGTGCCGCGCGGCGGCGCTCGGTGCGCATGTCATGTTCGGCGACACCTTGCGTTCCAACGAGGCGATGATCTCGCTGGCGCGGAAAATCGGCTACACCTTCATGCGCCATCCGGACGACTGGAAGCTGGTGCGCTTCGAAAAGCCGATCGATTCGATCGCGGAGGAAATTCCCTGCGCAAGCTGGAAGCTCGTCGCCGCGCAGCGCGCGCTCGAGGCTGTGGCGTAA
- a CDS encoding MFS transporter has translation MTPSSSSPPAEIKSRIGAILRSTSGNFLEQFDFFLFGFYARYIAAAFFPAQDETAALLNTFGVFWLGALMRPVGAIVLGAYIDQIGRRKGLIVTLTIMAIGTVTIAFCPTYATIGIAAPVIVLLGRLLQGFSAGVELGGVSVYLAEISTPGNRGFYTSFQSSSQQVAIFVASIIGFALSEMVPAETVAAWGWRIPFFIGCLIIPFIFLLRRTLEETPEFLAMKKHPTQREVFASAAANWQIIVLGMMIAVLTTTTFYFVTVYTPTFGRTVLKLSSADALLVTILVAVTNFIWNPVGGALSDRIGRRPVLLAIAVLSLLTAYPALHWLVEAPTFGKMLAVEMMLSFYFGIYSGTMLGALVEIVPKHVRTTCFSMAFALAAGLFGTFTPFASTWLIDHTGDKASPGYWLMCAAVLGIVAALIVYRSGEEAAKAQALAA, from the coding sequence ATGACGCCGTCGTCAAGTTCGCCACCCGCTGAGATCAAGTCACGAATTGGCGCCATCCTCCGCTCCACCAGCGGCAATTTCCTCGAACAGTTCGACTTCTTCCTGTTCGGTTTCTACGCCCGCTATATCGCCGCCGCATTCTTTCCGGCCCAGGACGAAACCGCAGCGCTGTTGAACACCTTCGGCGTGTTCTGGCTCGGCGCCCTGATGCGTCCGGTCGGCGCCATCGTGCTCGGCGCTTATATCGACCAGATCGGCCGCCGCAAGGGCTTGATCGTGACGTTGACCATCATGGCGATCGGCACCGTCACCATCGCGTTCTGCCCGACCTATGCCACCATCGGCATCGCCGCGCCGGTCATCGTGCTGCTCGGCCGGCTGCTGCAAGGCTTTTCCGCCGGCGTCGAGCTGGGCGGAGTATCGGTCTATCTCGCCGAGATATCAACACCGGGAAATCGGGGCTTCTATACTTCATTCCAGTCTTCCAGTCAGCAGGTCGCGATCTTCGTGGCCTCGATCATCGGCTTTGCGCTGAGCGAGATGGTACCTGCGGAGACCGTCGCCGCCTGGGGCTGGCGCATTCCGTTCTTCATCGGCTGCCTCATCATTCCCTTCATCTTCCTGTTGCGCCGTACGCTCGAAGAGACGCCGGAATTTCTCGCGATGAAAAAGCACCCGACCCAGCGCGAGGTCTTCGCATCGGCCGCGGCGAACTGGCAGATCATCGTGCTCGGCATGATGATCGCGGTATTGACCACAACGACCTTCTACTTCGTCACCGTGTACACCCCGACCTTCGGCAGGACCGTGCTCAAGCTGTCTTCCGCCGATGCGCTTCTCGTGACGATCCTGGTCGCGGTGACGAATTTCATCTGGAATCCGGTCGGCGGCGCATTGTCCGATCGCATCGGACGCAGGCCCGTACTGCTTGCGATCGCCGTCTTGTCGCTGCTCACGGCCTACCCGGCGCTGCATTGGCTGGTCGAGGCGCCGACCTTTGGCAAGATGCTGGCGGTGGAAATGATGTTGTCGTTCTATTTCGGCATCTATAGCGGCACCATGCTCGGCGCACTGGTCGAGATCGTACCGAAGCACGTTCGCACCACCTGTTTCTCGATGGCGTTCGCGCTGGCAGCGGGCCTGTTCGGGACCTTCACGCCCTTCGCATCGACCTGGCTGATCGATCACACCGGCGACAAGGCCTCTCCCGGCTACTGGCTGATGTGCGCTGCTGTCCTTGGCATCGTCGCCGCCTTGATTGTCTATCGAAGTGGCGAGGAGGCGGCGAAGGCGCAGGCGCTCGCCGCCTGA
- a CDS encoding acyl-CoA dehydrogenase family protein produces the protein MQDPQNRVANWNSEPGLLAPDTSGMNFYRADPALSDLLRIHLPEALFRHIEPHLDRLGGLAGGHLDECARLADRHVPVLHQRDRFGRDAQWIEYHPAYRELERAAFGEFGIHAMSLRKGILGWPDKYPVVAKHAFTFLFNQAEFGMGCPINVTDGCAKLLANFGSEALKAKYLDGLTSTDMDRLTQGGQFMTEKEGGSDVGTLTTSAVPEGDHWRLYGEKWFCSNADARVVMLLARPEGAGPGTRGVGLFLMPRTLDDGSPNAYRIVRLKDKLGTRSMASGEIKLEGAIAYAVGRLDRGFVQMAEMVNSSRLSNGVKSTALMRRAYHDATTVARNRVVFGSRIIDLPLARRQLMKIMLATEQALSMSFLTADALDRAEAGSQDAAALLRILTPTLKFRATRDARKVCGDAMEMRGGIGYIEEFATARLLRDAHLGSIWEGTGNIVAIDALKRAVGRHGADAALSADLNARLDDSANVPSAFRDRLRGLADSAVRFAKEVAGRSENEAEARRATSLLYHVASAVALAWEAGRIHEARGDARRLLLSRFVIDHRLSPGDPFRLGDDGRQHAITELLLGDRAVGMKEAGDLVG, from the coding sequence ATGCAGGACCCGCAAAATCGCGTTGCCAATTGGAATTCTGAGCCAGGCTTGCTGGCGCCGGATACGTCAGGCATGAATTTTTATCGTGCGGACCCTGCGCTTTCCGACCTCTTGCGTATCCACCTGCCGGAGGCGCTGTTTCGCCATATCGAACCGCATCTGGATCGCCTCGGCGGGCTCGCCGGCGGCCATCTCGATGAATGTGCACGGCTCGCCGATCGCCACGTGCCGGTGCTGCATCAGCGCGACCGCTTCGGCCGTGACGCGCAATGGATCGAATATCATCCGGCCTATCGCGAGCTTGAACGCGCTGCGTTCGGCGAATTCGGCATCCATGCGATGTCGCTGCGCAAGGGCATTCTCGGCTGGCCCGATAAATATCCTGTCGTCGCCAAGCACGCCTTTACGTTTTTGTTCAACCAGGCCGAGTTCGGGATGGGCTGCCCGATCAACGTCACCGATGGCTGCGCCAAGTTGCTCGCGAATTTCGGCAGCGAGGCGCTGAAGGCAAAGTATCTCGATGGTCTGACATCGACGGACATGGACAGACTGACCCAGGGCGGCCAGTTCATGACCGAAAAGGAAGGCGGCTCCGATGTCGGCACGCTGACGACATCAGCCGTGCCGGAGGGCGATCACTGGCGGCTCTATGGCGAGAAATGGTTTTGCTCGAACGCCGACGCCAGGGTCGTGATGCTGCTGGCGCGCCCGGAAGGGGCGGGACCGGGCACGCGCGGCGTCGGTCTGTTCTTGATGCCGCGCACGCTGGATGACGGCTCGCCCAACGCTTACCGGATCGTGCGGCTGAAGGACAAGCTCGGCACGCGCTCGATGGCCTCGGGCGAGATCAAGCTCGAAGGCGCGATCGCTTACGCGGTCGGCCGACTCGACCGCGGCTTCGTGCAGATGGCCGAGATGGTGAATTCCTCGCGGCTGTCGAACGGCGTGAAGTCTACCGCGCTGATGCGGCGCGCCTACCACGACGCGACGACGGTCGCCCGTAACCGCGTGGTGTTCGGCAGCCGCATCATAGATCTGCCGCTGGCGCGACGGCAATTGATGAAGATCATGCTGGCCACTGAGCAGGCGCTGTCGATGAGTTTCCTCACCGCCGACGCGCTCGACCGCGCCGAAGCCGGCAGTCAGGATGCCGCGGCGCTGTTGCGGATTTTGACGCCGACGCTGAAGTTTCGCGCCACGCGCGATGCCCGCAAGGTCTGCGGCGATGCGATGGAGATGCGCGGCGGCATCGGCTACATCGAGGAATTCGCGACCGCGCGGCTGCTGCGCGACGCGCATCTCGGTTCGATCTGGGAAGGCACCGGCAACATCGTCGCGATCGATGCGCTGAAGCGCGCGGTCGGCCGTCACGGCGCGGACGCGGCGCTGTCAGCCGATCTGAATGCAAGGCTCGATGACAGCGCCAATGTACCAAGCGCCTTCCGCGATCGCTTGCGCGGGCTTGCCGACTCCGCCGTTCGATTTGCCAAAGAGGTCGCGGGCCGCAGCGAAAACGAAGCCGAGGCCCGCCGCGCCACCAGTCTTCTCTATCATGTCGCAAGCGCGGTTGCGCTGGCGTGGGAGGCTGGTCGTATTCACGAGGCGCGCGGCGATGCGCGCCGCCTGCTGTTGTCGCGGTTCGTGATCGATCACCGCCTTTCGCCTGGCGATCCGTTCCGGCTTGGCGATGACGGCAGGCAACACGCGATCACCGAACTCCTGCTCGGTGACCGCGCCGTCGGCATGAAAGAGGCTGGCGACCTCGTCGGCTAG
- a CDS encoding transcriptional regulator GcvA, translated as MATRLPSLNGLRAFEAAARHLSFTAAATELNVTQTAISHQIRRLEAELGIRLFVRQNRSLTLTAEAREYLPGIRAAFNDLRLATDRLLRKDGDRVLTVSTLASFAAKWLLPRLSSFQQAHPEIDVRITSSTSLVDFRRDDVDAAIRYGRGHWSGLRADWLTADELFPVCSPELLKGDKPLRCPEDLAHHTLLHSSGGYDDDWRLWLTAAGLPTDISKQRGLSFDLILMTVQAAIDGLGVALGRTTYVQDDIAKGRLVVPFKIALPADAGFYLVSPQARAELPKLSAFRRWLLASVQGGLKVA; from the coding sequence ATGGCCACCCGCCTTCCCTCGCTCAACGGATTACGCGCCTTCGAGGCCGCCGCCCGGCATTTGAGTTTCACCGCGGCCGCCACCGAACTGAACGTCACGCAGACCGCGATCAGCCATCAGATCCGGCGGCTGGAAGCCGAGCTCGGGATCAGGCTGTTCGTTCGCCAGAACCGCAGCCTGACGCTGACCGCCGAAGCCAGGGAATACCTGCCGGGCATTCGCGCCGCCTTCAACGATCTCAGGCTCGCCACTGACCGCCTGCTGCGCAAGGACGGCGACCGCGTGCTGACGGTGTCCACGCTGGCATCCTTCGCGGCGAAATGGCTGTTGCCGCGGCTATCGAGCTTTCAGCAGGCCCATCCCGAAATCGACGTCCGCATCACCTCTTCGACCAGCCTGGTCGATTTCCGCCGCGACGATGTCGATGCCGCGATCCGCTACGGCCGCGGACACTGGTCCGGCCTGCGCGCCGACTGGCTGACAGCGGACGAATTGTTTCCAGTGTGCAGCCCGGAGCTATTGAAGGGCGACAAGCCGTTGCGCTGCCCGGAAGACCTCGCCCACCACACGCTTTTGCACAGCAGCGGTGGCTATGACGACGACTGGCGGCTGTGGCTAACCGCGGCCGGTCTGCCGACCGATATTTCCAAGCAGCGGGGCCTGAGCTTCGACCTGATCCTGATGACCGTGCAGGCCGCGATCGACGGACTCGGCGTCGCGCTCGGCCGGACCACCTATGTCCAGGACGACATCGCCAAGGGTCGGCTGGTGGTGCCGTTCAAGATCGCGCTGCCGGCCGATGCCGGCTTTTATCTCGTGTCGCCGCAGGCGCGCGCCGAATTGCCCAAGCTGTCGGCGTTTCGGCGATGGCTTCTGGCCTCGGTCCAGGGCGGCCTGAAGGTCGCCTGA
- a CDS encoding amidase, translating to MATSPWSFATASELSEALAQKKVSAVELTEHAISRIERHDTKVNAVCVRDFERALTSARAADAARGRGENKPLLGIPMTVKESFNLVGTPTTWGIPAQKDFHPKEDALAITRIKDAGGVILGKTNVPLGLGDWQSYNDIYGTTNNPYDLGRTPGGSSGGSSAALATGYGSLSIGTDLAGSLRAPAFHCGVFAHKSTQGLVPFRGHVPPPFPALPSDRDMGSIGPMARSAADLSLLLDVVAGPDPLDSGKAYQLSLPPPCHADLKSFRILVIDSEAMLPTDTVVRSAIDRLASNLGKAGVQIARESPLWPDFAATSALFMRMLMSALSVGFAPEIYEGAVAAAASLPADDRSGQAERLRGIAFSHRDFVMAESARAQLRAKWRALFESFDAVICPVMPTPAFPHDHTAEQESRRIMIDGKEFPFADQMAWQAVANLTGLPATAIPIGFSPNGLPVGAQIIGPWLEDRTPIKLAELIEREFGGFVPPPDFND from the coding sequence GTGGCGACATCACCGTGGAGTTTTGCGACCGCCTCCGAATTATCCGAAGCGCTCGCGCAGAAGAAGGTCTCCGCCGTCGAACTGACGGAACACGCGATCAGCCGCATCGAACGTCACGACACAAAAGTCAACGCGGTTTGCGTGCGTGATTTCGAGCGCGCGCTCACATCTGCCCGCGCGGCCGACGCCGCGCGCGGACGCGGCGAGAACAAGCCGCTGCTCGGCATTCCCATGACGGTGAAGGAATCCTTCAATCTCGTGGGAACACCGACGACCTGGGGCATTCCGGCGCAAAAGGATTTTCACCCGAAAGAAGATGCGCTCGCGATCACACGTATCAAGGACGCCGGCGGCGTCATCCTCGGCAAGACGAACGTGCCGCTCGGGCTCGGCGATTGGCAAAGCTACAACGACATCTACGGCACCACGAATAATCCTTACGATCTCGGCCGTACGCCCGGCGGCTCTTCTGGCGGGTCGAGCGCGGCACTCGCGACAGGCTACGGTTCGCTCTCGATCGGCACCGATCTCGCCGGATCGTTACGCGCGCCGGCTTTTCACTGCGGCGTCTTCGCGCACAAATCCACGCAGGGGTTGGTGCCTTTCCGCGGTCATGTGCCGCCGCCATTTCCGGCGCTGCCCAGCGATCGCGACATGGGATCGATCGGCCCGATGGCACGCTCGGCGGCGGACCTCTCGCTCTTGCTCGACGTCGTCGCGGGACCAGATCCACTTGACTCCGGCAAGGCCTACCAGCTGTCATTGCCGCCGCCCTGCCATGCTGACTTGAAGAGCTTCCGCATACTCGTGATCGACAGCGAAGCGATGCTGCCGACCGATACGGTTGTGCGCTCAGCGATCGACAGGCTTGCATCCAATCTCGGCAAAGCCGGTGTGCAAATTGCGCGCGAAAGTCCACTCTGGCCGGATTTTGCAGCGACGTCTGCTCTCTTCATGCGGATGCTGATGTCGGCGCTCTCGGTCGGTTTCGCGCCGGAGATTTATGAGGGCGCGGTTGCGGCCGCGGCCAGTCTTCCCGCCGACGACCGGAGCGGACAGGCCGAGCGGCTGCGCGGCATCGCATTCAGCCATCGGGACTTCGTGATGGCGGAGAGCGCACGCGCGCAGTTGCGGGCGAAGTGGCGCGCGTTGTTCGAAAGCTTCGATGCCGTGATATGCCCTGTGATGCCGACGCCGGCTTTTCCCCATGATCACACCGCCGAGCAGGAAAGTCGCCGCATCATGATCGATGGCAAGGAATTTCCATTTGCCGACCAGATGGCGTGGCAGGCCGTCGCCAATCTCACCGGTCTGCCTGCGACCGCAATCCCGATCGGTTTTTCGCCCAACGGCTTGCCGGTCGGCGCGCAGATCATCGGTCCGTGGCTGGAGGATCGCACGCCGATCAAGCTTGCGGAATTGATCGAACGCGAGTTCGGCGGCTTCGTGCCACCGCCTGACTTCAACGACTAG